Proteins from one Clostridia bacterium genomic window:
- a CDS encoding flagellin FliC yields the protein MYVNDNISALNAWRNLTLTSNRMNGVLEHLSSGLRINKAADDAAGLAISQKMLAQINGLDQATRNAQDGISLVQTAEGALGQIQDILQRMRQLAAQSSSDTETSSDRDKLQAEFDQLIQQIDDIAQDTEFNTMKLLDGSHDATNGPLTILVGPNSGQDLTIAIDAADSTTLGVNGLKINQDQATSEAALDAISTAIDNVSEQRAQLGAIQNRLQYIINNLQITSQNLSDAKSRITDTDMAREMAEFTKYQILQQAGVAMLAQANAMPQAVLKLLG from the coding sequence ATGTACGTGAATGACAACATCTCCGCGCTGAACGCGTGGAGAAACCTCACGCTCACGAGCAATCGGATGAACGGCGTGCTCGAGCACCTGTCGTCGGGTCTCCGAATCAACAAGGCGGCCGACGACGCGGCGGGCCTGGCGATCAGCCAGAAGATGCTCGCGCAGATCAACGGTCTGGACCAGGCCACCCGCAACGCACAGGACGGCATCTCTCTGGTGCAGACGGCGGAGGGTGCGTTGGGGCAGATCCAGGACATCCTCCAGCGCATGCGGCAGTTGGCGGCTCAGTCCAGCAGCGACACCGAGACTTCTTCGGATCGCGACAAGTTGCAGGCTGAGTTTGACCAGCTCATTCAGCAGATCGACGACATTGCCCAAGACACCGAGTTCAACACGATGAAGTTGCTGGACGGCAGTCACGATGCCACTAACGGGCCTCTGACGATCCTAGTCGGACCCAACAGTGGCCAGGATCTGACGATCGCGATTGACGCAGCAGACTCGACAACTCTCGGGGTCAATGGCTTGAAGATCAACCAGGACCAGGCGACTTCGGAAGCCGCACTCGACGCCATCAGTACGGCTATCGACAACGTTTCGGAGCAACGTGCCCAGCTCGGCGCGATCCAGAACCGCCTGCAGTACATCATTAACAACCTGCAGATCACGTCGCAGAACCTCTCCGACGCAAAGTCCCGCATCACGGACACGGACATGGCGCGCGAGATGGCGGAGTTCACGAAGTACCAGATCTTGCAGCAGGCGGGCGTGGCCATGCTGGCCCAGGCGAACGCGATGCCGCAGGCGGTGCTCAAGCTCCTCGGCTAA